One window of Oreochromis niloticus isolate F11D_XX linkage group LG23, O_niloticus_UMD_NMBU, whole genome shotgun sequence genomic DNA carries:
- the cers1 gene encoding ceramide synthase 1 isoform X2, with protein sequence MPESGWKLVFYTMSWSYSTYLLFFTSYSYFHDPPSVFYDWKSGMSVPTDIAIAYLIQGSFYGHSIYATIYMDAWRKDSAVMVVHHIITLALISFSYAFRYHNIGILVLFLHDINDIQLEFTKLNVYLKSRGGGYYLLNDVLSNLGSVSFSITWFWFRLYWFPLKVMYATCVSSLQSVPHIPFYFFFNALLFALLLMNIYWFLFIVMFVVKLLKVKEVNDVREYEDEDSRKEPSAENSTDDAGHHNSAQGKHVQNGITKEKHL encoded by the exons ATGCCAGAGAGCGGGTGGAAGCTGGTCTTCTACACCATGTCCTGGTCCTACAGCACCTACCTGCTCTTCTTCACCTCCTACTCCTATTTCCATGACCCGCCCTCTGTCTTCTACG ACTGGAAGAGCGGTATGTCAGTGCCTACAGACATCGCCATCGCCTACCTGATCCAGGGCAGCTTCTACGGCCACTCCATTTATGCTACCATCTATATGGACGCATGGAGGAAGGACTCTGCTGTCATGGTGGTGCACCACATCATCACGCTGGCACTCATCAGCTTCTCCTACGCATTCCg ATACCACAACATCGGGATTCTAGTGTTATTCCTGCACGACATCAACGACATCCAGCTGGAGTTCACCAAGCTCAACGTCTACCTGAAGTCCAGAGGAGGAGGCTATTACCTGCTAAACGACGTGCTGTCCAACTTGGGCTCCGTCAGCTTCAGCATCACTTG GTTCTGGTTCCGTCTGTACTGGTTCCCCCTCAAAGTCATGTATGCCACATGTGTGTCCAGCCTCCAGTCCGTCCCCCACATCCCCTTTTACTTCTTCTTCAATGCGCTTCTCTTCGCCCTGCTTCTCATGAACATCTACTGGTTCTTG TTCATTGTGATGTTTGTAGTGAAGCTGCTGAAAGTAAAGGAGGTGAACGATGTTAGGGAGTACGAGGACGAGGACAGCAGGAAAGAACCTTCGGCAGAAAACAGCACTGATGATGCTGGACATCACAACTCTGCACAGGG